The Alnus glutinosa chromosome 8, dhAlnGlut1.1, whole genome shotgun sequence DNA segment AAATTCACCAGCCTAATTTTTGATCCGATACCCTTGGGCCTTAAAATGCTAGTTAATCCTTGATGTAATATTCTTTTAACCTTAAAATGCAAGCTTCACCCAGATGATTGCTCCAAATAAAAGGAGAGAGTGTTATAAAAACAATCCTTACACATCTACCTTCTCATATCGAGTGAAATTCACATAAACGTGGACTCAATACCCGTAAAAGAATGGATGTacaaagagtatttttttttattttttttttcaataaaaggTAACACCTTGAAAATTTGGAATTCCAAACCAGAAGAAATAATATTCCTATATATAACCGCAAGCCTCCACCACTATGCAAACCCCTTGGGCATACTTGTTTCCATACTTGAGCAAATCACCGCCAAGTTTTCCTCCAAGACATAATATATTTCAAATTGGAAGTCTATATAAACGCCACCTAAGTGCGTGCTCttggcactctctctctctctgtctccctctctcttcccACCCAAGTTCTCCCAAATCGATCCCAATGGCTCCAAGCTTAAGCAAACATGCCCCAGACGTAATGGGGCTCCCTGAAGACAATATAGTACCATTGTCAATAACGTTGGAAGGATCAAACTTTCTTGCTAACGGCCATCCATTTCTCACTGAAGTACCCGTGAACATCACAGCCACGCCATCACCCTTTATCTCTTCAGACAAGACCAAGAACTTGGTCGGCTGCTTCGTGGGGTTCGATGCCGATGAGTCGACGAGCCGGCACGTGACTCCCATCGGCAAGCTCAAGGGGATAAGGTTCATGAGCATATTCCGGTTCAAGGTTTGGTGGACCACTCACTGGGTCGGAAGCAGCGGAAGAGATGTAGAGCACGAGACCCAGATGATGATCTTGGAGAAAAACGACACTGGGCGTCCGTACGTTCTCTTACTTCCACTCCTCGAAGGACCGTTCAGAGCTTCCCTCCAACCTGGGGTTGATGATGACGACGAAAATCTGCACGTGTGCGTGGAGAGTGGGTCCACACGTGTCTGTGGGTCCAGCTTCAGGAGCTGTGTTTACATGCATGTCGGTGGTGATGACCCTTATAGTCTCCTTAAGGAGGCTATGAAGGTGATGAGGGTTCACCTGGGGACCTTCAGGCTTCTTGATGAGAAGAACCCACCAGGTATAGTCGACAAATTCGGTTGGTGTACGTGGGATGCATTCTATCTTAAGGTGCACCCCCAGGGGGTTTGGGAAGGTGTGAAGGGCCTGGTGGAGGGTGGGTGCCCTCCAGGAATGGTCCTCATTGATGACGGGTGGCAGTCTATTTCTCATGATGACGACCTCATCACTGGCCAAGAGGGCATGAATCGGACGGCTGCCGGTGAACAAATGCCATGTAGGCTCATAAAGTTCGAGGAAAATTATAAATTCAGGGACTACCGAAATCATGAAGGCCTACGTGGCTTTATTAGGGACCTTAAGGGTGAATTTAGGACAATAGAACACGTGTATGTTTGGCATGCACTTTGTGGGTATTGGGGTGGAATTAGACCCAATGCCCCTGGCATGCCGGAGTCCAGGGTCGTTACTCCTAAGCTGTCACCGGGATCGCAGATGACAATGGAAGATCTCGCCGTCGACAAGATCGTGAACAATGGCGTGGGGTTAGTCCCGCCGGAGCTGGTCCACAAGATGTACGAGGGGCTTCACTCACATCTTGCATCGGCAGGTGTTGACGGCGTCAAGGTTGACGTTATACAAGTAAGTTCTCGATACCCCTTGACGAGTTAAATTTAAACGTACTCGTattatattcttttatatacAGATGATATCTAATCATCATTAGAGCATTTAATCGGGTACATTATATCacatcataatatatatatactttcgaTAAAGATGGCcgtaaaacttttattttacgGTTAACAACtctgaaaaaagtaaaaattataacaaaaatactATAAGCCTAAAAACACTAAATGTATCTCCCTCTCAGCACTCTCTCTCTAAAGAAACTCCTGACCACGTTTTCACGGCCAATAGGGTGGAATCCGATTGGAAGGAAACTCTCAAGCATGTTTCCCTGACCAATAGGTTAGAATCCGGCTGGAAGGAAGCTCCCAAGAACGTACTCCCGACCAATAAGCCGAAATCCGGCTAGAAGGAAACTTCTGAGCACGTTTCCTTGTCCAATAGGTTGGAATGTGGTTGTTCTGGCTAGGGAAGGGCTAGATCCAGGTCGTTCTGGCGGAGGAGTGGCCAGATTCAGGCTAGCCGATCGGGATCCTGCCGTTCTGGTCGGGGAGGGGCTAGATCTGGGTCATTCGGGATCCGGCCAGGAAAGGACCAGATTTGATCGATCGGCCGAGATTCGGCTGTTCTGGTCGAGGAACGACTAGATCCTGGCCAGCTGGCTGGGATCCGGTTGTTTTGGACGGAGAACGAGTCGCCGTAACATGGCTGAAGGATTGGTCGGCGGCGGAATCCGGCGAAGATTTGGCGGTAGTCGTTGGTGGAATCCGGCTGCGGGTGGCTGAAGAGATGGTGGGT contains these protein-coding regions:
- the LOC133875583 gene encoding galactinol--sucrose galactosyltransferase-like — translated: MAPSLSKHAPDVMGLPEDNIVPLSITLEGSNFLANGHPFLTEVPVNITATPSPFISSDKTKNLVGCFVGFDADESTSRHVTPIGKLKGIRFMSIFRFKVWWTTHWVGSSGRDVEHETQMMILEKNDTGRPYVLLLPLLEGPFRASLQPGVDDDDENLHVCVESGSTRVCGSSFRSCVYMHVGGDDPYSLLKEAMKVMRVHLGTFRLLDEKNPPGIVDKFGWCTWDAFYLKVHPQGVWEGVKGLVEGGCPPGMVLIDDGWQSISHDDDLITGQEGMNRTAAGEQMPCRLIKFEENYKFRDYRNHEGLRGFIRDLKGEFRTIEHVYVWHALCGYWGGIRPNAPGMPESRVVTPKLSPGSQMTMEDLAVDKIVNNGVGLVPPELVHKMYEGLHSHLASAGVDGVKVDVIQLLEMLSEEFGGRVELAKAYYKALTASIRKHFKGNGVIASMEHCNDFMFLGTEAIALGRVGDDFWCTDPSGDPNGTFWLQGCHMVHCAYNSLWMGNFIHPDWDMFQSTHPCAEFHAASRAISGGPIYVSDAVGKHNFELLKSLVLPDGSVLRCQYYALPARDCLFEDPLHDGKTMLKIWNLNKYTGVVGLFNCQGGGWCPKSRRNKSASECSHSLTCSASPKDIEWNNGKHPIPTKGVNMFAIYMFKEKRLKLLKSSEGMEISLEQFSYELLTVSPVTTLSNKLVQVAPIGLVKMLNSGGAIQSLEFDDDENLVRIGVKGSGEMRVFASEKPMSCKIDGVGIDFSYIDQMIVVQVPWPNSSSFSLVQCSF